Proteins encoded within one genomic window of Platichthys flesus chromosome 13, fPlaFle2.1, whole genome shotgun sequence:
- the hat1 gene encoding histone acetyltransferase type B catalytic subunit codes for MAAVNTMEKKLAEYKCDTNEAICLKLVRFPEDVEDDGTTFHPEYSHQIFGDDEVAFGYKGLQIQLFYTAGNLSTILKVKYSSKVTETFDCVEPDEVEGKIREIVPAGFTCNTDDFISLLEKEANFKPFGTLLHTYTVHSEEAGELTYQIHKADITCPGFLEYHERLQTFLMWFIETASFIDPDDDRWDFFLIFEKYNKDGETLYATVGYMTVYNYYVYPDKTRPRVSQMLILPPFQGEGHGAQLLEAVHRFYCSLPKVQDITAEDPSENYVKLRDYVLVKLCQGLSSFAVDKLPLGFSADMIKEAQDKSKINKKHARRVYEILRLRATDMSDEEKARDYRLEVKKRLFGPYRKNQRELAKLRKCLRPEELVSHMGQMDTETQHEELEKSYQVVVEDYRRIIERLASQA; via the exons ATGGCGG CTGTAAATACCATGGAGAAAAAACTGGCGGAATACAAGTGTGACACCAACGAAGCCATCTGTTTGAAGCTTG TTCGCTTTCCTGAAGATGTTGAAGATGATGGCACCACATTCCACCCGGAGTACAGCCACCAAATCTTTGGAGACGa TGAGGTCGCATTTGGATACAAAGGTCTTCAGATACAGCTCTTCTACACGGCCGGAAACCTGAGCACCATCCTCAAAGTGAAATACTCCTCAAAAGTTACTGAGACTTTTGATTGTGTGGAG CCCGATGAGGTCGAAGGGAAGATCCGTGAAATCGTTCCCGCTGGATTCACCTGCAACACAGACGATTTCATCTCACTCCTGGAGAAGGAGGCCAATTTCAAGCCCTTCGGCACCCTgctccacacatacacagtccACAGCGAGGAGGCCGGAGAACTCACATACCAGATTCACAAG GCTGATATCACCTGCCCAGGATTCCTAGAGTACCACGAGCGCCTGCAGACCTTCCTCATGTGGTTCATAGAGACCGCCAGCTTCATCGACCCAGACGACGATCGTTGGGACTTCTTTCTTAT atTTGAAAAGTACAATAAAGATGGGGAGACTCTCTACGCAACTGTTGGCTACATGACAGTTTATAATTACTACGTTTACCCAGACAAAACCCGACCACGTGTAAG CCAAATGTTGATCCTGCCTCCGTTCCAAGGAGAGGGTCATGGAGCTCAGCTCCTGGAGGCAGTGCACAGATTTTATTGCAGCCTGCCCAAAGTGCAAGACATAACAG CTGAAGATCCCTCTGAGAACTACGTGAAGCTGAGGGACTACGTGTTGGTCAAACTTTGTCAGGGCCTGTCGTCCTTCGCCGTGGACAAGCTGCCCCTGGGCTTCTCAGCTGACATGATCAAAGAGGCACAAGACAAGTCGAAAATCAACAAG AAACATGCGAGGCGTGTCTACGAAATCCTTCGTCTAAGAGCCACAGACATGAGCGATGAAGAAAAAGCCAGAGATTACCGTctggaggtgaagaagaggctATTTGGACCCTACAGG aagaACCAGAGGGAGCTGGCCAAGTTGAGGAAGTGCCTGCGGCCGGAGGAGCTGGTGTCCCACATGGGTCAGATGGACACTGAGACGCAGcacgaggagctggagaagagttatcaggttgttgttgaAGACTACAGGAGAATCATCGAGAGGCTCGCATCGCAGGCCTGA